A region of Carnobacterium gallinarum DSM 4847 DNA encodes the following proteins:
- a CDS encoding metallophosphoesterase family protein, whose protein sequence is MVRFIHAADLHLDSPFIGLKSLPDFLWEQIYQSTFQSFTKVVDLAIEKQVDFLCIAGDIYDSEDRSVKAQAYLRNELIRLEVAEIPVFICHGNHDYIENLGLHLDMPVNVVIFNEAVETHWLTTKRNERIAITSFSYHQRWIKERRIEEYPLRSSDAHYQIGMLHGSSEGIASEHGIYAPFSLAELKSKKYDYWALGHIHKRQFLSENPLIVYSGNTQGRSSKETGAKGCELVELTENGAKHEFYETAPIKWQSKELSLKGLKNLGEVYQAIQSYLSQLKEQDQGQFIALSLKDSDELNLSVSKKIQSGELLEALQQINPVDQPFIWVYKLSIIEATSSQSDLNFLTKEWQVALKKIHEEVTFNEATNFLFDQIDSGEQLDSRDSDYRQQIVADGKALIMQQLGIEGSEIYED, encoded by the coding sequence ATGGTACGTTTTATTCATGCAGCAGATTTACATTTGGACAGTCCTTTCATTGGATTAAAAAGTTTACCGGATTTTTTATGGGAACAAATTTACCAATCGACATTTCAGTCATTTACAAAAGTTGTCGATTTAGCTATTGAAAAACAGGTGGATTTTTTGTGTATAGCTGGCGATATTTATGACAGCGAGGATCGAAGTGTGAAGGCACAAGCTTATTTGCGTAATGAATTGATTCGATTAGAAGTAGCCGAAATTCCTGTGTTTATTTGTCATGGCAATCATGATTACATAGAGAATCTAGGATTGCATCTAGATATGCCTGTGAATGTTGTGATTTTCAATGAAGCAGTAGAAACTCATTGGTTGACGACTAAAAGGAATGAAAGAATTGCAATTACTAGTTTTAGTTACCATCAACGCTGGATTAAGGAAAGACGCATCGAAGAGTATCCTTTACGTTCTTCAGACGCGCATTACCAGATTGGTATGTTGCATGGCTCAAGTGAAGGAATTGCTTCAGAACATGGAATTTATGCACCTTTTTCATTAGCCGAATTAAAAAGTAAAAAATATGATTATTGGGCGTTAGGTCATATTCATAAACGCCAATTTTTATCAGAAAATCCGTTAATTGTTTATTCTGGAAACACTCAAGGCCGTAGTAGTAAAGAAACCGGTGCTAAAGGTTGTGAGCTAGTTGAACTAACTGAAAATGGAGCCAAGCATGAATTTTATGAAACGGCACCGATTAAGTGGCAGAGCAAAGAGCTTTCGTTAAAAGGCTTAAAAAATTTAGGTGAGGTTTATCAAGCAATTCAAAGCTATTTAAGCCAATTAAAAGAACAAGATCAAGGACAGTTTATTGCACTTAGTTTAAAAGATTCAGATGAATTAAATCTAAGTGTTAGTAAAAAGATTCAATCTGGTGAGCTATTAGAAGCCTTACAACAAATTAATCCAGTAGATCAACCTTTTATTTGGGTATATAAATTAAGTATTATAGAAGCAACAAGTAGTCAGTCAGATTTGAATTTCCTAACGAAGGAATGGCAAGTAGCATTGAAAAAAATTCATGAGGAAGTAACATTTAATGAAGCAACAAATTTTTTATTTGATCAGATAGACAGTGGGGAGCAATTAGATTCACGAGATTCAGACTATCGTCAACAAATTGTTGCAGATGGAAAAGCATTAATTATGCAACAGCTTGGTATTGAAGGAAGTGAGATTTATGAAGATTAA